A genomic stretch from Desulfohalobium retbaense DSM 5692 includes:
- a CDS encoding DUF748 domain-containing protein: MGDLRARWKRLHWIIRSLALFCLLLGLYAAAGFWGVPALGGYLLENQVAERLEKEVALDQLTFNPFTWRFELSGLEVSDADFSDPVLAMGGLQGNLQFGDLLDLALRLEDLQCRGLQVQTAGFDVPGAPFTLDLNGMRAATRVGLERSSEPDSSWMPVVNATLAISECTLSEPEHGTVVSLASGAVELERFAPLEKTATVNAISLQAPFAKVVRRGDGNLNWAGYFVASASANATAPDPPSSPFAFSLASFTVANGIARFEDRSVASTIEKRVALNATLSDLSTTASSPASFQARARTKAGETIEVKGDLRLAPALATNGSLAFDGVSLPHYGPYYQPALPFELASGQVQGRTTFRFAPESDEQLHLAGSDLAISGLSLRDPQLGTELFSLPQANVTNGTVRLDGQAVHIAAVDLQGGKVHLQRHADGQLHLMRLLGEVGSQKASTATSAHAGAGRDKADASPAWRVRVQESTLADWTVRWQDEAAPRPDALTVSDIDLALRHIDSALATPLELALSGSLNTGGNLTLDGNLDPKTLTGTGSFALNDLDIRAGRMYVPGSMQLSLRRGVVDGTGTWKLRPGDGIAPQLSGDLALKEFEAGASGDPDTLLGVTRLACNGFSVALPEQAITIRKVQLVEPYADLKVNANGRLNLRTVFSGEPAHETNATRSATPRASDTSAPQENARERKLAVNQIEVEKGYVAFADQTFSPAMSTSLQDISASLDELVLGSPEPSRLTLKAGIEGHAPLYLQGQIAPFARPVQSDLTLTLSNLDMVTLSPYLRKYLAYPVSTGQLSWESSIATKENTLQASNAFRFERFVLGEKVDDPDAPNIPVKLALSLLQDGQGDMDLNVPVEGDLNDPGFRLGGVIMKAIIGVFRNIASAPFSFIGSMFGSGEDVSFVSFAPGRADLTDMARTKLQTVAEALKKRPRLQIDLTGLVDSAADRQAMRDRAFDNRIKGAKYRELEQAGVAPQDIGAVSFGDQEEYRKYVVQVYQKILNEAGDKAPADEDLSLETMEERIRATIAVTANELQALAAQRTAVVQSFLIAEQEVAAEQVFRKSADTAISEQDKARVRLGLHG; this comes from the coding sequence ATGGGAGACCTTCGCGCGCGCTGGAAGCGGCTCCATTGGATCATAAGGTCATTGGCTCTTTTCTGTCTGCTGCTCGGACTCTACGCTGCAGCCGGATTCTGGGGGGTACCCGCGCTGGGAGGCTATCTTCTGGAAAACCAGGTCGCCGAGCGGCTGGAAAAAGAAGTTGCTCTGGACCAGCTCACATTCAACCCCTTTACGTGGCGTTTTGAGCTTAGCGGCCTGGAGGTCAGCGATGCTGATTTTTCAGATCCCGTGCTTGCCATGGGCGGCTTGCAGGGGAATCTCCAATTTGGGGACCTGCTCGATTTGGCTTTGCGGCTCGAGGACCTTCAATGTCGTGGGCTGCAGGTCCAAACGGCCGGTTTTGACGTGCCAGGGGCCCCGTTCACCCTGGACTTGAACGGAATGCGGGCCGCGACACGGGTGGGCCTTGAACGGTCCTCGGAACCGGACTCCTCGTGGATGCCTGTTGTCAACGCGACTCTCGCAATCAGCGAATGTACCCTGAGCGAACCCGAACACGGCACGGTCGTCTCACTGGCCTCCGGTGCGGTGGAACTCGAGCGTTTTGCGCCGCTGGAAAAGACGGCCACGGTGAACGCCATCAGCCTGCAGGCCCCTTTTGCCAAAGTGGTGCGCCGTGGTGATGGAAACCTCAATTGGGCCGGCTATTTCGTGGCGTCTGCTTCGGCCAATGCCACAGCGCCTGACCCGCCCTCCTCTCCTTTTGCCTTTTCCTTGGCCTCATTCACCGTCGCCAATGGTATCGCCCGTTTCGAGGACCGCAGTGTCGCCTCGACTATCGAGAAAAGGGTTGCCCTGAACGCAACGCTCAGTGATTTGAGCACCACCGCGTCTTCCCCAGCCTCGTTCCAGGCGCGGGCACGGACCAAGGCCGGAGAAACAATTGAGGTCAAAGGCGATCTGCGTCTGGCCCCCGCGCTTGCGACCAACGGCTCACTCGCGTTTGACGGAGTCTCCCTGCCGCACTACGGGCCCTATTACCAGCCTGCCCTGCCTTTTGAACTCGCCTCAGGCCAAGTCCAGGGGCGGACCACGTTTCGTTTCGCCCCTGAAAGCGATGAACAGTTGCATCTTGCTGGATCTGATCTTGCGATCTCGGGGCTGAGCCTGCGTGATCCGCAACTCGGCACAGAACTGTTCTCTTTGCCGCAGGCGAATGTGACCAACGGCACAGTGCGCCTTGATGGGCAAGCGGTGCACATTGCGGCTGTGGATCTGCAGGGCGGCAAGGTCCATCTCCAGCGTCATGCCGACGGCCAGCTGCACCTCATGCGCCTGTTGGGAGAGGTCGGTAGCCAAAAAGCTTCGACTGCAACCTCGGCCCACGCCGGGGCGGGCCGGGATAAAGCGGACGCTTCCCCGGCCTGGCGGGTCCGGGTCCAGGAGAGTACTCTGGCCGACTGGACTGTGCGCTGGCAGGATGAGGCCGCGCCCCGTCCGGATGCACTCACTGTTTCCGACATCGATCTTGCGCTGCGGCATATCGATTCAGCCCTGGCCACTCCCCTTGAATTGGCGTTGAGCGGAAGTCTGAACACCGGGGGGAATCTTACCCTGGACGGGAATCTGGATCCGAAAACACTGACCGGGACCGGCTCCTTTGCCCTGAACGATCTCGATATCCGCGCCGGCCGGATGTATGTGCCGGGGTCGATGCAACTCTCCTTGCGCCGGGGGGTTGTAGACGGAACGGGGACCTGGAAATTGCGTCCTGGAGACGGGATTGCGCCTCAGCTGAGCGGGGATTTGGCGCTCAAGGAGTTCGAGGCCGGAGCCAGCGGTGATCCCGATACACTGCTTGGGGTCACGCGACTGGCGTGTAACGGGTTCAGCGTGGCTCTGCCGGAGCAGGCCATCACAATCCGCAAAGTCCAACTGGTCGAACCCTACGCCGACCTCAAGGTCAATGCCAACGGGCGACTCAATCTCCGTACCGTTTTCTCTGGCGAACCGGCGCACGAGACAAACGCCACCCGCTCCGCCACGCCTCGCGCATCGGATACGTCCGCACCACAGGAAAACGCTCGGGAACGTAAGTTGGCTGTGAACCAGATTGAGGTCGAAAAAGGGTATGTGGCCTTTGCCGATCAGACATTTTCTCCGGCCATGTCCACCTCGTTGCAAGATATTTCCGCCTCGCTGGACGAATTGGTCCTGGGATCTCCCGAGCCCTCGCGCTTGACGCTGAAAGCCGGGATCGAAGGCCACGCCCCGCTCTATCTCCAGGGGCAAATCGCGCCGTTTGCACGTCCAGTGCAATCCGATCTGACCCTGACCCTGTCCAATCTGGATATGGTCACTTTGAGTCCGTATTTGCGCAAATATCTGGCCTATCCGGTGTCCACCGGCCAGCTTTCCTGGGAATCCTCCATTGCAACCAAGGAAAATACCTTGCAGGCCTCCAATGCGTTTCGCTTTGAACGTTTTGTGCTGGGAGAGAAGGTCGACGACCCCGATGCCCCGAACATCCCGGTCAAATTGGCCTTGTCGCTCTTGCAGGACGGCCAGGGGGACATGGACCTCAACGTTCCGGTCGAAGGCGACCTCAATGATCCCGGATTTCGCCTTGGCGGGGTGATCATGAAGGCGATCATCGGGGTTTTTCGGAACATTGCCTCCGCGCCCTTCAGCTTCATCGGCTCCATGTTCGGGAGCGGCGAGGATGTCAGCTTCGTCTCCTTTGCCCCGGGTCGGGCCGATTTGACGGACATGGCCCGCACCAAGCTCCAAACCGTGGCCGAAGCCCTGAAAAAACGGCCTCGATTACAGATCGACCTCACAGGTCTGGTCGATTCGGCAGCCGATCGTCAGGCCATGCGTGACCGTGCTTTCGACAACCGGATCAAAGGGGCGAAATATCGGGAATTGGAGCAGGCCGGTGTGGCGCCGCAGGACATTGGAGCGGTCTCCTTTGGTGATCAGGAGGAATACCGAAAGTACGTGGTTCAGGTTTATCAGAAAATCCTGAACGAAGCCGGCGACAAGGCGCCCGCAGATGAGGATCTCTCCCTGGAGACAATGGAAGAGCGCATCCGGGCTACGATCGCGGTCACGGCCAATGAATTGCAGGCCTTGGCCGCGCAACGTACTGCGGTGGTCCAATCTTTTCTCATCGCTGAGCAGGAGGTCGCGGCAGAACAGGTCTTTCGCAAGAGTGCTGACACGGCCATCTCCGAGCAGGACAAGGCCAGGGTGCGCCTTGGTCTCCACGGTTGA
- a CDS encoding amino acid ABC transporter substrate-binding protein: MKKAILFVSALLCLCVAATGFAGDGSWERVQKKGELVIGLDDTFAPMGFRKDDGTLVGFDVDAAEALGERLGIDIAWQPTAWDGVIHSLNAKKFDCIWNGMTITEERAAKVDFTEPYIMDGQIVVVQFENDAVTDFADLGGTTVGVQKGSSAVEAVEDLPKAPETVKEYPSNNNALLDLEAGRLAAVIVDNVAGRYAIATRPGTFKVLPGFVTKEPFGIAFRKADDSLRMKVQQALDAMVEDGTLAEISRKWFGEDITNPAKW; the protein is encoded by the coding sequence GTGAAAAAAGCGATTCTATTTGTAAGCGCTCTGCTGTGTCTCTGCGTGGCGGCGACGGGCTTTGCCGGCGACGGATCCTGGGAACGGGTCCAGAAAAAAGGGGAATTGGTTATCGGGCTGGATGACACCTTTGCTCCGATGGGCTTTCGCAAGGACGACGGGACCCTGGTCGGGTTCGACGTCGACGCGGCCGAAGCTCTGGGTGAGCGCCTGGGTATCGACATTGCCTGGCAGCCTACTGCCTGGGACGGCGTGATCCACTCCCTGAACGCCAAGAAATTCGACTGCATCTGGAACGGCATGACCATCACCGAGGAGCGGGCGGCAAAGGTGGACTTCACCGAGCCCTATATTATGGATGGGCAGATTGTCGTCGTCCAGTTTGAAAACGATGCTGTCACCGATTTCGCCGATCTCGGCGGCACGACCGTGGGTGTGCAGAAAGGGTCCTCTGCCGTTGAAGCCGTGGAAGACCTGCCCAAGGCTCCGGAGACAGTCAAGGAATATCCGAGCAACAATAATGCGTTGCTCGATCTCGAAGCCGGCCGTCTGGCGGCTGTCATCGTCGATAATGTGGCTGGCCGCTACGCCATTGCCACCCGCCCCGGCACGTTCAAGGTCCTGCCCGGTTTCGTGACCAAAGAGCCGTTCGGGATCGCCTTCCGCAAGGCTGACGACAGTCTGCGTATGAAAGTTCAACAGGCCCTGGACGCCATGGTTGAAGACGGCACCCTGGCCGAGATTTCCCGGAAATGGTTCGGTGAGGACATCACCAACCCCGCCAAATGGTAA
- a CDS encoding amino acid ABC transporter ATP-binding protein produces MKTDTPPPTNGQNVQTPLISLKDIVKRYGDLTAVDHVSLELDPQERVVIIGPSGSGKSTLLRAVNFLEEIDGGAIYFEGREVGYVEKKGRRVLDKPKRISQLRSEIGMVFQHFYLFPHMTVMENVMEGPRTVQKKPLQECRNVALDMLQKVGLTDKKDIYPATLSGGQKQRVAIARALAMRPKLMLFDEPTSALDPELVGEVFDAIKTLADEGMTMIVVTHQMGFAREMADRVIFMEDGRFVAQGTPTEFFENHLDSDRIRSFLERSL; encoded by the coding sequence ATGAAAACAGATACACCCCCTCCCACTAACGGCCAGAACGTGCAGACCCCGCTGATTTCTCTCAAGGATATCGTCAAACGATATGGAGATCTCACCGCGGTTGACCACGTTTCTCTGGAGCTCGATCCCCAGGAACGGGTCGTGATTATCGGTCCTTCGGGTTCGGGGAAATCGACCCTGTTGCGTGCCGTCAACTTTCTGGAGGAAATCGACGGCGGGGCCATTTATTTCGAAGGCCGCGAGGTCGGCTATGTCGAAAAGAAGGGGCGCCGGGTCCTGGACAAGCCCAAGCGCATCAGTCAGTTGCGCTCGGAAATCGGGATGGTCTTTCAACATTTTTACCTTTTTCCGCACATGACGGTTATGGAAAATGTCATGGAAGGCCCGCGCACGGTGCAGAAGAAGCCGCTGCAGGAATGCCGGAATGTGGCCCTGGATATGCTTCAAAAAGTGGGGCTTACGGACAAAAAGGACATCTATCCGGCCACGCTTTCCGGCGGCCAGAAACAACGGGTGGCCATTGCCCGGGCCCTGGCCATGCGGCCCAAGCTCATGCTTTTTGACGAACCGACTTCCGCGTTGGACCCGGAACTTGTCGGTGAGGTGTTCGACGCCATCAAGACCTTGGCCGACGAGGGCATGACCATGATCGTGGTTACTCATCAGATGGGCTTTGCCCGGGAGATGGCTGACAGGGTCATTTTCATGGAAGACGGCCGCTTTGTGGCTCAGGGAACCCCGACGGAATTTTTTGAAAACCATCTCGACAGCGATCGGATCCGCAGCTTTTTGGAGCGTTCCCTGTGA
- a CDS encoding TIGR01621 family pseudouridine synthase, translating into MYETIAEDERFLCIHKDPGVDCHTDNGSSGVIRAVQSAYRIRLFPLHRLDKVTSGLLLLAKDRETARSMGELFSAHRIDKFYLALSAKRPRKKQGTVIGDMRRSRRGTWRLERSRENPAVTQFVSRAWSGGKRAFLLRPQSGKTHQLRVALKSLGAPILGDPLYGPRNHSQDRCYLHAMAVSFELDGERYSFWTPPRHGEHFLDPDGSEVLAAWSRPEELAWPRIPGSGQPSWTAGR; encoded by the coding sequence ATGTACGAAACCATTGCCGAAGACGAACGTTTTCTCTGCATCCACAAAGATCCGGGGGTGGATTGCCACACCGACAACGGGTCGTCAGGGGTGATCCGGGCCGTACAATCGGCTTACCGAATCCGATTGTTCCCTTTGCACCGCTTGGACAAGGTCACCTCCGGGTTGCTTTTGTTGGCCAAGGACCGGGAAACGGCCCGGAGTATGGGGGAACTGTTCAGTGCGCATCGGATCGACAAGTTCTACCTGGCCTTGAGTGCAAAGCGACCGCGGAAAAAACAGGGCACGGTCATCGGGGATATGCGGCGCAGCCGGCGCGGTACCTGGCGCCTGGAGCGCAGCCGCGAAAATCCAGCCGTGACCCAATTTGTCAGCCGGGCCTGGAGTGGCGGCAAACGTGCCTTTCTGCTTCGTCCCCAAAGCGGCAAAACCCACCAATTGCGCGTTGCGTTAAAAAGTCTCGGGGCACCGATCCTCGGCGATCCCCTCTATGGTCCACGCAACCACTCCCAGGACCGCTGTTATCTGCACGCCATGGCCGTCAGTTTTGAACTTGACGGGGAGCGGTATTCGTTCTGGACACCGCCACGACATGGAGAACATTTTCTGGACCCGGACGGTAGCGAGGTCCTTGCGGCCTGGAGCCGTCCGGAAGAACTCGCTTGGCCACGGATTCCCGGGTCCGGGCAGCCCTCTTGGACAGCGGGGCGGTAA
- a CDS encoding undecaprenyl-diphosphate phosphatase produces the protein MDNLLVAAVLGIVEGLTEFLPVSSTGHLIITGHWLGFTGTKAATFEVVIQLGAILAVVVLYRRRFWGLLRPRAEEAFSGVRGLWLLFLTSLPASLLGLAVHDAIKTHLFGPVTVAWALGVGALAILLVEALPRRPRVDSLDSLTPWLALGIGCFQCLALWPGFSRSAATIMGGMLLGARRKVAAEYSFIAAVPIMVAATGFDMLGNYGLFSAEDFLFLGVGFVVSFLAAWAAVKVFIRLLAVTTLRPFAWYRLVIAPLVLVLLS, from the coding sequence ATGGACAATCTGCTTGTTGCCGCCGTTTTGGGCATTGTCGAGGGGCTGACGGAATTTCTCCCGGTCTCCTCCACCGGACACCTGATCATTACCGGGCATTGGCTCGGGTTTACCGGGACCAAGGCTGCAACCTTCGAGGTCGTGATCCAGCTTGGGGCCATTTTGGCGGTGGTCGTGCTCTACCGCCGCCGCTTTTGGGGACTGCTCCGGCCACGGGCCGAAGAAGCTTTTTCCGGGGTGCGTGGTCTATGGTTGCTGTTTTTAACCTCGCTACCAGCCAGTCTTCTCGGTCTGGCGGTGCATGACGCCATCAAGACCCATTTGTTCGGTCCGGTGACCGTGGCCTGGGCCCTCGGGGTGGGAGCTCTGGCGATTCTGCTTGTCGAGGCCTTGCCGCGCCGGCCTCGGGTCGATTCGCTGGACTCCCTGACGCCATGGCTGGCCCTGGGCATCGGCTGCTTCCAATGTTTGGCCCTGTGGCCCGGTTTTTCCCGTTCCGCCGCGACCATCATGGGGGGGATGCTTCTCGGTGCCAGGCGCAAAGTCGCTGCTGAATATTCTTTCATTGCTGCTGTGCCGATCATGGTCGCGGCCACGGGATTCGATATGCTCGGCAATTACGGCCTCTTTTCAGCCGAGGATTTCCTCTTTCTTGGCGTTGGCTTTGTGGTCTCTTTTCTAGCGGCCTGGGCTGCGGTGAAGGTCTTTATCCGTCTGCTGGCGGTGACCACCCTGCGTCCCTTTGCCTGGTACCGGCTGGTCATCGCCCCGCTGGTCCTTGTTCTGCTCTCCTAG
- a CDS encoding amino acid ABC transporter permease (The N-terminal region of this protein, as described by TIGR01726, is a three transmembrane segment that identifies a subfamily of ABC transporter permease subunits, which specificities that include histidine, arginine, glutamine, glutamate, L-cystine (sic), the opines (in Agrobacterium) octopine and nopaline, etc.) translates to MIASTPSCTTPTAKSRALVALLFAFACLSLLNPVSGWTQNGQTPQDPTAIFREGSNAMALGKLDKAVQLFKTIPRPESGESGKLFVQSRMQLARVYYAQEDLDKAAAACREILAVYPDNAEATNFLASVEKAQKPWYIQFWQDTVRFTPALAKGAVMTFVLVVVTMLVSPVGGLLVALGRISTFPPLIGLCWFFIWIFRGTPLLLQLFFIYYGLPSMGVTLSPLVAALLGLGLNYSAYLAEIIRGAIQSIDSGQMEAAKALGMTYGQAMRRVIIPQTYKRLMPPVGNEFIALIKDTALVSTIAMVELMRAADQLFNTYFDITVLVLAAIIYLLFTSAFTVTFEKIEKRVGAYENRYTPSH, encoded by the coding sequence TTGATCGCTTCAACTCCCTCTTGTACGACACCGACGGCAAAGAGCAGGGCCCTGGTTGCCCTGCTCTTTGCTTTTGCGTGCCTGAGCCTTCTCAATCCGGTCTCGGGGTGGACCCAAAACGGTCAGACGCCCCAGGACCCGACAGCCATCTTCCGCGAAGGCAGCAATGCCATGGCCTTGGGCAAACTGGACAAGGCTGTGCAACTGTTCAAAACAATTCCTCGCCCCGAATCCGGGGAAAGCGGCAAACTTTTTGTCCAGAGCCGGATGCAATTGGCCCGAGTCTACTACGCCCAGGAAGATCTGGACAAGGCGGCGGCCGCCTGTCGAGAGATCCTGGCTGTGTATCCGGACAATGCCGAAGCGACGAATTTTCTGGCTTCGGTGGAGAAGGCCCAGAAGCCGTGGTATATCCAGTTCTGGCAGGACACGGTCCGATTTACCCCGGCCCTGGCCAAAGGGGCGGTGATGACATTCGTGCTCGTTGTGGTGACGATGCTTGTCTCGCCGGTTGGGGGGTTGCTGGTCGCCCTGGGGCGGATTTCCACCTTCCCGCCACTGATAGGATTGTGCTGGTTTTTTATCTGGATCTTTCGCGGCACTCCCCTGCTTTTGCAACTCTTTTTCATCTACTACGGCCTGCCGTCGATGGGGGTCACCCTGTCGCCGCTGGTCGCGGCCCTGCTCGGACTGGGACTCAACTATTCGGCCTACCTGGCCGAGATCATCCGCGGCGCCATCCAATCTATTGATTCCGGGCAAATGGAAGCGGCCAAGGCCCTGGGGATGACCTACGGCCAGGCCATGCGCCGGGTGATCATTCCCCAGACCTACAAGCGGCTCATGCCTCCGGTCGGCAATGAATTTATCGCCCTTATCAAGGATACGGCCCTGGTTTCGACCATTGCCATGGTCGAACTCATGCGCGCGGCAGACCAATTGTTCAATACCTATTTTGACATTACTGTTTTGGTCCTGGCGGCGATTATCTATCTCCTGTTCACCTCGGCATTCACCGTGACCTTTGAAAAAATCGAAAAGCGCGTGGGCGCCTATGAAAACAGATACACCCCCTCCCACTAA
- a CDS encoding universal stress protein, whose product MEKHLLLTVSDDASSHSAVQFVGQFFSHKGVVKITLMYVAPNPEDILGTSGKTPTGEKRTEVTRQSAQYQKKGRAALERAWEKLLAAGIPPSNISTIFRFRSFNTTVKDIGQEGEKGLYDAILLGRRGISRFEEMLSDSISKQILEETLTVPIWINREIGLERFGVLLCVDGSNPSLRMADHVGFMLAEEVHPITLCHVQTKGGPDPASVFRSAQSMLEENGVDAKRIQTQVLTGSDPASAIVQETDAKRYAAVAVGSSGEEHRGLMGRFFMGSVSRSLCSQITGASLWVCK is encoded by the coding sequence ATGGAAAAGCACCTGCTTCTTACGGTCAGTGACGATGCGAGCAGTCACAGCGCTGTTCAGTTCGTCGGCCAGTTTTTCAGCCACAAGGGAGTGGTCAAGATCACTTTAATGTATGTGGCCCCCAATCCCGAAGATATTCTGGGCACCTCTGGAAAGACCCCAACTGGTGAGAAGCGCACCGAGGTCACCCGGCAAAGCGCGCAATACCAGAAAAAGGGCCGGGCCGCCCTGGAGCGGGCCTGGGAAAAATTGCTGGCCGCCGGGATTCCGCCGAGCAATATCTCCACGATTTTTCGCTTTCGGTCCTTCAACACCACGGTCAAGGACATCGGTCAGGAGGGGGAAAAAGGTCTTTACGACGCGATTCTCCTGGGCCGGCGTGGCATTTCCCGGTTTGAAGAAATGCTCAGTGACAGTATTTCCAAGCAGATCCTGGAGGAGACATTGACGGTCCCCATCTGGATCAATCGGGAGATCGGTCTGGAACGTTTCGGCGTTCTGCTTTGTGTCGACGGCTCTAATCCTTCCTTGCGCATGGCTGACCACGTGGGGTTCATGCTCGCTGAAGAGGTCCATCCGATCACCTTGTGCCACGTCCAAACCAAGGGCGGGCCGGATCCGGCCTCGGTCTTTCGCAGCGCCCAGAGCATGCTCGAAGAAAACGGCGTCGACGCCAAGCGTATCCAGACCCAAGTGCTGACCGGCAGCGATCCCGCCTCGGCCATCGTCCAGGAAACCGACGCCAAACGGTATGCGGCCGTGGCTGTGGGCAGCAGTGGCGAGGAACACCGCGGGTTAATGGGCCGCTTCTTCATGGGCTCGGTTTCACGCAGCCTGTGTTCGCAGATCACCGGCGCGTCGTTGTGGGTCTGCAAGTAG
- a CDS encoding metallophosphoesterase: protein MWFLVVFFLVYWLMHIVVFGLSGLQLGFSARAWSAALPLTLFLSLTPLWAALVPDWLPRWALTSIWWATYIWLGVLFYLFCVQTVYAVGWVALHWGPASLQSVFAPRAAWFWAGVALVCLVLAYGVYEARERFDVTRHEIPLAQAAAPLRLVFFSDLHLGLMPSFGRLEELVRLCERIEPDLVCIGGDLLNDHTGFLERELDLVRRLSRQFPVWAVLGNHEVYSGVDASLAFYEQAGVRVLQNASRLLNPSTPLRVTGVNDPALGQRSLSARLSPALAEASDNPGEDVVHILLSHSPRGWPDDVPEDVDLMLSGHTHRGQMFPFSWVVRLAYPHINGIYSEGSRHLIVSRGAGTWGPPFRVLAPPEALVLDILPTAEAAGGTDGKAPASYGQ from the coding sequence ATGTGGTTTTTGGTCGTTTTTTTCCTTGTCTATTGGCTGATGCACATCGTCGTTTTTGGTCTTTCCGGCCTGCAATTGGGGTTTTCGGCCCGAGCCTGGAGCGCGGCCCTGCCGTTGACCCTTTTTTTGAGCCTGACGCCGTTGTGGGCAGCCTTGGTGCCGGATTGGCTGCCGCGCTGGGCGCTGACATCGATCTGGTGGGCGACGTATATCTGGCTCGGGGTCCTTTTTTACCTGTTTTGCGTCCAAACAGTATACGCTGTGGGCTGGGTGGCCCTGCACTGGGGACCGGCTTCCCTGCAATCTGTTTTCGCACCGCGAGCGGCGTGGTTCTGGGCTGGGGTGGCCCTTGTCTGCCTTGTTTTGGCCTACGGCGTGTATGAGGCCAGGGAGCGTTTCGACGTGACCCGGCATGAAATCCCTTTGGCCCAAGCCGCTGCGCCGCTGCGCCTGGTCTTCTTTTCCGATCTCCATCTGGGATTGATGCCTTCGTTCGGCCGTCTGGAGGAACTCGTCCGCCTCTGCGAGCGTATCGAACCGGACCTGGTCTGTATCGGGGGGGATCTGCTCAACGACCACACCGGTTTCCTGGAGCGGGAACTGGATCTCGTGCGCCGTTTGAGTCGACAATTTCCCGTTTGGGCAGTCTTGGGCAATCACGAGGTCTATTCCGGAGTCGACGCTTCGCTCGCCTTTTACGAGCAAGCCGGTGTCCGGGTTTTGCAAAATGCAAGTCGCCTCCTCAACCCCAGTACCCCTTTGCGCGTGACCGGCGTCAACGACCCGGCCTTGGGACAACGGTCCTTGAGCGCACGGCTGTCCCCTGCGCTGGCCGAGGCCTCGGACAACCCGGGAGAGGATGTTGTCCATATCCTCCTTTCCCACTCTCCCCGGGGATGGCCCGACGACGTTCCGGAGGATGTGGACCTCATGCTCAGCGGCCACACCCATCGCGGTCAGATGTTCCCCTTTTCCTGGGTTGTCCGACTGGCCTATCCGCATATAAACGGTATATACTCCGAGGGCAGCCGGCACCTCATCGTCTCCCGGGGCGCCGGAACCTGGGGGCCGCCGTTCCGTGTTCTGGCTCCCCCGGAAGCCCTTGTTCTCGATATTCTACCCACTGCAGAAGCCGCTGGAGGCACCGATGGAAAAGCACCTGCTTCTTACGGTCAGTGA